One Dermacentor albipictus isolate Rhodes 1998 colony chromosome 10, USDA_Dalb.pri_finalv2, whole genome shotgun sequence genomic window, AGAACGGCATCAATTACGGGAATTAGCGTTGTTAACCCAACGTTTCGGGATGGTGACTCAGGCCGCACTAGCCGGCATCAACATCTCTAACGGCGAATCCCTTCTTGCACGCCTCTGAATGTAAATTACACTGGACACGCTTGAATAGATCAGCGAAGAATAAAACTTAATAAATATTACGGTCCAAACCACATATAAGAATATTCTCCCGCAAAGGCTACAATATTCTTACGACGAATAATTGTTACAGGCAAGTTGCGCGAAGAATAAAAGCAAGGTAAACATTTCAAGATTCCAATCCAAAGTAACTTTCACTGTTTCACAAACAACGCCATTTTGTAACTTTCCTTGCTTAAAGTTGAGGCAATTTTGTTGGATGCAAGAAACTCGCTGAGGCACAATCCTTGCATTTGACTCGTTTCCGTGGCGCCGAACGGAGCCGAACACAAAGTGAAACGCGCCCCAACAGGCATTCCTTGAGGCTTTCGCTTTCGCCGGCACATCGCGCcacttttcactcttgaaactgACTCACATAAGCCAAATATCCGCTTTGATAACCGATAAAGTGACGCGTAGAGATTCCAGTAAGCGAGTTGTTTTATCATAGAAGTTACTAAAGACGGTGCTGGTGCGTGCAATTGTTATGTCTGATACATTTTAATGACCAGTATTTTTTTATAAGCGGGTTGGACAGTGTCCACTGTGGTGGTTCCGTGAGCGAGGCATTTTTCTGTTGAGCACGATGTCGGCAGATTGAATTCCCGAAACCCCTGCAGAATACGAAATCGCATGTCTGCAAAGTCGTCGGCGAACGTAAAGAGGCACCGCCAGGTAGAAACCATACGCACTCTTTCGCAGCCACTGTGCTCCTTTGGACGTTGAGATTCACCAGATACTCTAAGTTCTGCAATCCGACACTCAGTATATCCTTAGCGCAGAACGCTATTAGAGCGTTCCTAATTGGTGACGGCATCTTCGAGTCAAGTGCGATCCTCAATTGTAACACGAAATTTATGCGTGTAAAATCACATTCATGAATACAATGTATAATTCGAACAAAAAAATGTAATGCGCATTGGTGTGCATTATTTAGCCCAAAGCGGCATCCGTGTCGTTGAATGACCGCGCCAGGCCCCGCTTCGCGCGATGGGGAGCCAGGCGGGCGGCGGTAACGATCGCATACGCGAACGCGATCGCGATGGCCACAGCCAGCAGGATGGAGACGAGGACCAAAGGCCGGGTTGCCTTGCTCAGGAAGGATCGCCATCCGTCGGTGGCCTTCAACTCGCCGGACTTGCTATCCGTGACCGCGCTGTCGCCTGCCGAATAAAATATTGCGACAGCGTGACTCGTTTGTCCGAAAGCATTAACAGACCGTACAATGAAGGGTCCCATAATGCATATGCCAGTTGAAATACCGCTCAAGTAAACGACAAAGTAAGTCGCCATCAATCTTTGATGAGGCCAAATATAGGAGAAAATTCAGAAAAGAATTaaagggttttacgtgccgaaaccactttctgattatgaggcgcgccgtagtggaggactccagaaatttcgcccacctggagctctttaacgtgcatttaaatctaagtacacgggtgttttcgtatttcgcctccatcggaatgcggccgccgtggccgggattcgatcctgcgaccccgtgctcagcagcgcaacaccatagccactgagcaaccacggcgggtgaaactGAGAAAAGAGCAACTTGTATCAATGAGAGATACCTATCCTATTCACCTTAATATCTTAAGATTCCATTTTTATAGACCTCTACTCTCGGATGCATTTAAGGATAACGCAATGTATATCAGAATGAGAATTTAACCCAATTAGGTTGTTAAGATGAATGTTTCACATTTTTCTGTTAACATATGAAAAACGGAGCTATAGCCTTCAAAATACAAAATAAGGTTTCACGACCGCAGGCATTGGATTTTCATACAACTTAGCCCTCTTTTTAATTCATTTAGGCTCTTTTCCAGCACCAGCAGTTTCTCACACACGGCATAAACGCAAGCCTGAAATACTGCCAGATATGCAGCAAACATTGTATAAAAATAGCAGGCAAACTCGCCATTCCTAGCACGCCAAAGACTATTGGACCACACTTGACAAAAGTACGTTCGGTTTTCGAAACAATGCCCAGCCTTTTCTTTAGAGGTAAATACGCTATAACCCATCTTTATCTCTAAGATGGGCAACAGAATTCATTAAGGAACGTCAATTATTACTGCACAAGTGTACCTCAGAAGCACGCTAACCTGCAAAGAAATAACTACAAATGATACGCACAATGACCGTCATACACAGGAAACATCCAAAAAATGCAACATGCAACATACAAAAGTGATTAGAGTATCTCAGTCCAGTGCCTCACAAGAAGATTATAACTGGCTTCATTGCGAGGGGCTCGCTGGAGGAGCGAGTCTATGGACCAAGTATACGTATAGTAGCTCAAGACAGAGTGGTCTTTGATGTATATTTAATGCGGACAATAGGTCAGTTTTTAGCAGTGCGAATAGACTACAAGATAAAAATTATCATATGCCTCTCGCACACGCAACATAGGGAAGATTGGCAGTATTATCAGCCTAATTCTTTACGAACTATATTATATTCACACATACCTCAAAAAAGTACCGACAAGTTTCCATGCCGTGCACTTTTCAAGACCAAGCGGCCTGCGAAACTCGTGCATAGGATCGTAAGTGTGAATATTCAAATACTTCTGCTCTAAGCAGTTCGAGGACCGCACATTGTAATAGCCGCGCAAAAAGAAGGCACAACCTCTGCTCGATCAATCGAAGAGAAATGTGAGTTTCTTCATGTACCGCCCACTACATGCATGTTCATTTAGGGTTAAAATTCGGAACATGTATTGAATGCTCCATGTGGTTCCAAACTCTAAGAACTTTTGTTGGTCGTGCACGCCCACTCACCTTGTTTATCGGTCACTCGCTGATTGTCGCCAGGAGTCTCATTGAGGCAGAGGCTTCGCCGCAGAGGTAAGCTCCATTCCGATGCCGTCGGCAGCAGCGAGGTGGTGTCAGGCAACCAATCAGCGCCCGTGTCCATGGCCACCTGCTGCCGTTCGCCCTTCAGCGACGACTGGTCCAGCAGGTCGAGATAGCAAAAGTTCATCATATCCAGGGTGTGGTCTCTCATCACCGCCCCGCTTTCGAGTTCCGAGAGCTCCTCGTCCATGATGGCTGGCTTCGTCTGAGAGGCGGAGCGAGCtgtcttcctcttcttccttgcCTCGCTTCCACGGTACAGTAGCTCTGGCGTGGTGGTGGTTGACAAATGAGTTTTGTCTATACTGTTGGCGCCTTCTTAAGTCGTAAGCAGTGGGTAAAAATACGGCCTATGCAGGATTAGTTCCAGACTTTCTTGAAATAGAACAAAGAAATTTCTGAGAAAGAACACGTGCGGATCAAGAATGTTACCGTCAACTGTAGTTCGACGCAAGAATATCTACTTAAATATATCTACTATGCACGTACAATTCGCGTATAGATTAGTACACGGTTGGTTCCTGCGGATGGTCGACAAGGAAGTTGGAAATGGTCCGAGATCCGAGTTACTCATCGTAAAAGAAACAGACGAAATTCAAGCGCACAGTCTTGTCGTATCCATTTGTTGGAGATCGACCCTAATTAGGACGCGCCAAACGTTAGGCGTTTTAGTAAGAGGTTTTCCTCTTACTAAAGAACTCTAAATATTTACTCCTATAAAAACAGCTCAATTGCGATCatgggcgctataatgtaaaactattcaaatatgtttttgttccaatatccttacgtcaaatttgcgtaaccgccgacgcaagcatcgggcggtcacccacagtgTTGTCTGAAGataccaataaaacgctctcctcgtttgtaaggaggtcagttttgtttcctttaaaaaccaataacattacctacactgTGCGGCTGGTCTTACCTAATTGACTGCCAGCAGGCCAGGAGcgtgctcaagtggagaggcttCTGATGGGGCCGAGGCGGCGCACTGAACATCGATAACCGCATGCGGAGGATGGCGCCGCcgtgtgcgattggtccgctttccgttACTTAGCATGCGGTGGCTTGT contains:
- the LOC135907410 gene encoding uncharacterized protein, whose amino-acid sequence is MDEELSELESGAVMRDHTLDMMNFCYLDLLDQSSLKGERQQVAMDTGADWLPDTTSLLPTASEWSLPLRRSLCLNETPGDNQRVTDKQGDSAVTDSKSGELKATDGWRSFLSKATRPLVLVSILLAVAIAIAFAYAIVTAARLAPHRAKRGLARSFNDTDAALG